The Akkermansia sp. N21116 genome includes a region encoding these proteins:
- a CDS encoding Gfo/Idh/MocA family oxidoreductase has protein sequence MTSPHRLSLAGIGCGARTRTYTKLAMETPERYKINAAADPVRERTEAVRSYAPADEQVSVRLFENAEALLAEPKLADVAIIGTQDNYHYIPCQKALRLGYDILLEKPIAQTLREALQLRDLAEELNRRVLVCHVLRYTPFYNTIRDIITSGELGDIITFNANEGVGAWHFAHSFTRGHWGNSNTSTPMIVAKCCHDMDILYWLFGRKCESIASFGELTFFRKETLRSPRPERCVDWTTPVGEDPWDARKYATDAEARRWLRMVYDRADEATEEEIYEWLRTSPWGRDYLQCDNNQPDHQVGIMRFEGGMTGTFTMTAFEQGRHIEIYGTKGKLRAGVFYKNNGPGEITVQDHFGGPVRVIEVPEADGGYAGHGGGDWGLVNELYDDMVNVPTPADMKTSITQSAHSHVMAFAMEHARLTGQVINVADFERLVLEGTLQY, from the coding sequence ATGACCTCTCCACACAGGCTCAGCCTTGCCGGCATCGGCTGCGGCGCACGTACCCGCACCTATACAAAACTGGCAATGGAAACCCCCGAACGCTACAAAATCAACGCAGCGGCCGACCCCGTCCGCGAACGCACCGAAGCCGTCCGCAGCTACGCCCCCGCGGACGAACAGGTTTCCGTCCGTCTCTTTGAAAACGCCGAAGCCCTCCTGGCCGAACCCAAACTCGCCGACGTCGCCATCATCGGCACCCAGGACAACTACCACTATATCCCTTGCCAAAAAGCCCTTCGCCTCGGTTACGACATCCTGCTCGAAAAACCCATCGCCCAAACCCTGAGGGAAGCCCTCCAGCTCCGCGATCTGGCAGAAGAACTCAACCGCCGCGTCCTCGTCTGTCACGTCCTGCGCTACACCCCGTTCTATAACACCATCCGCGACATCATCACCAGCGGAGAACTCGGCGACATCATCACATTCAACGCCAACGAAGGAGTCGGAGCCTGGCACTTCGCCCACTCCTTCACGCGCGGACACTGGGGTAACAGCAATACCTCCACTCCCATGATCGTCGCCAAATGCTGCCATGACATGGACATCCTCTACTGGCTCTTCGGCCGCAAATGCGAATCCATCGCCAGCTTCGGAGAACTCACCTTCTTCCGCAAGGAAACCCTCCGAAGCCCGCGTCCCGAACGCTGTGTCGATTGGACCACCCCCGTCGGCGAAGATCCCTGGGACGCCCGCAAATACGCCACCGACGCCGAAGCCCGCCGCTGGCTCCGGATGGTCTACGACCGAGCCGACGAAGCCACCGAAGAAGAAATCTACGAATGGCTCCGCACCAGTCCCTGGGGCCGCGACTACCTCCAGTGCGACAACAACCAACCGGACCACCAGGTCGGCATCATGCGCTTCGAAGGCGGCATGACCGGTACATTCACCATGACCGCTTTCGAACAAGGCCGCCACATTGAAATCTACGGCACCAAGGGCAAACTCCGCGCAGGTGTCTTTTACAAAAACAACGGACCTGGAGAAATCACCGTCCAGGATCACTTCGGAGGTCCCGTCCGCGTCATTGAAGTCCCGGAAGCCGACGGAGGTTACGCCGGCCACGGAGGTGGCGACTGGGGACTCGTCAACGAACTGTACGACGACATGGTCAATGTCCCCACCCCGGCCGACATGAAAACCTCCATCACCCAGTCCGCCCACTCCCACGTCATGGCCTTCGCCATGGAACACGCACGCCTAACCGGACAAGTCATCAATGTCGCAGATTTTGAACGGCTCGTCCTCGAAGGAACACTGCAATACTAA
- a CDS encoding M3 family metallopeptidase: protein MQQDPHPFLNPDFQVRWSQLKPECVKPDITLAMEQAARNIKSICSQPLDRLTYESTFGALEQATDALNLGWGRLMHLDSVMDNPAQREAIADMLPEVSRFSASIPLNPALWNVLKKAAECPWVEQLSPTKKRFIEETLADFRESGADLPEEDKNRFAEIQAELTQLTKKFAENVLDSTNAWELIVTDEAELAGLPDSAREAARLDALSKGHGTEESPAWRFTQQFTSMSPVLQFAESDKLRRRLWEGSTTIGTGEYDNSRLIDRILRLRQEKVAMLGFNTFADYTTSRRMAGSGDNALNFINHLHDEVKPCFIQDMSELLAYRNAKTGEQADKLSPWETSYWAEKRRQELYAFNEEDLRPYYSVDKVMQGMFAIYSLLYGIEVIQKPTVCLEGRERTPEEQDAVEVWHPEVLFYEIRDTETGEHLGSFYADWHPRDSKRGGAWMNCLSYGLPPMDGQPRIPHLGLMIGNMTKPVGDKPALLAHREVETIFHEFGHLLHQLLSDVEVKSLSGTNVAWDFVELPSQINENWCWEKESVNMYASHYQSGEDIPDELFAKMRAARNYMSATAFMRQLTFGKLDLELHVHTDRYLGRNIEEVDDEILSDYRVPMTAKGNSVARRLTHIFADPTGYAAGYYSYKWAEVLEADAFSRFLKEGVLNKQTGRDFRRCILSKGNSKPAAELYRDFMGRDPDAEALLIKSGIHQA, encoded by the coding sequence ATGCAACAAGATCCCCATCCTTTCCTCAACCCGGATTTCCAAGTCCGGTGGTCGCAACTCAAGCCAGAATGCGTCAAACCGGACATCACTCTCGCCATGGAACAAGCCGCCCGGAACATTAAGTCCATTTGCAGCCAGCCCCTTGACCGTCTCACCTACGAATCCACCTTCGGCGCCTTGGAACAGGCCACAGATGCCCTCAATCTTGGCTGGGGACGCCTCATGCACCTGGACTCCGTCATGGATAACCCGGCGCAAAGAGAAGCCATAGCCGACATGTTGCCCGAAGTGTCACGCTTCTCCGCATCCATCCCCCTCAATCCCGCTCTCTGGAACGTCCTGAAAAAAGCAGCCGAATGCCCATGGGTCGAACAACTCTCCCCGACGAAAAAACGCTTCATCGAAGAAACTCTGGCCGACTTCCGTGAAAGCGGAGCCGATCTCCCCGAAGAAGACAAAAACCGCTTTGCCGAAATCCAGGCGGAACTCACCCAGCTCACCAAAAAATTCGCGGAAAACGTGCTGGACTCCACCAACGCCTGGGAACTCATCGTCACCGATGAGGCCGAACTTGCCGGACTTCCGGACTCTGCCCGCGAAGCCGCCCGGCTCGATGCCCTTTCCAAAGGACACGGTACGGAAGAGTCCCCGGCCTGGCGCTTCACCCAGCAATTCACCTCAATGAGCCCCGTCCTCCAATTCGCGGAATCCGATAAGCTGCGACGCCGGCTCTGGGAAGGCTCCACGACAATCGGTACCGGAGAATACGACAATTCCCGACTCATCGACCGCATCCTCCGCCTGCGTCAGGAAAAAGTCGCCATGCTCGGCTTCAACACTTTTGCCGACTACACCACCTCGCGCCGCATGGCCGGATCCGGAGACAATGCCCTCAACTTCATCAACCACCTGCACGATGAAGTCAAGCCCTGTTTCATCCAGGACATGAGCGAACTCCTCGCCTACAGAAACGCTAAAACCGGTGAACAGGCAGACAAACTCAGCCCTTGGGAAACATCGTACTGGGCGGAAAAACGCCGACAGGAACTCTACGCCTTCAACGAAGAAGATCTCCGTCCCTACTACTCTGTCGACAAAGTCATGCAGGGCATGTTTGCCATATACTCCCTCCTCTACGGTATCGAAGTCATCCAGAAACCCACCGTCTGCCTTGAGGGCCGTGAACGCACCCCCGAAGAACAAGACGCCGTGGAAGTATGGCACCCCGAAGTACTCTTCTACGAAATTCGCGACACCGAGACAGGAGAACACCTCGGTTCGTTCTATGCCGACTGGCATCCTCGCGACTCCAAACGCGGGGGCGCCTGGATGAACTGCCTCAGCTACGGGCTGCCCCCCATGGACGGCCAGCCCCGCATCCCTCACCTCGGCCTCATGATCGGTAACATGACCAAGCCCGTCGGCGACAAACCCGCCCTGCTGGCCCATCGGGAAGTAGAAACTATCTTTCACGAATTCGGGCACCTGCTCCATCAGCTCCTCAGCGATGTGGAAGTCAAATCCCTCTCCGGTACCAACGTCGCCTGGGATTTCGTCGAACTTCCCTCCCAAATCAACGAAAACTGGTGCTGGGAAAAAGAATCCGTCAACATGTACGCCTCCCACTACCAGAGCGGCGAAGACATCCCCGACGAACTTTTCGCAAAAATGCGCGCCGCCCGCAATTACATGAGCGCCACAGCTTTCATGCGCCAGCTTACCTTCGGCAAGCTCGACCTTGAACTCCACGTCCATACCGACCGTTACCTGGGCCGCAACATTGAAGAAGTAGACGATGAAATCCTCAGCGACTACCGCGTTCCCATGACAGCTAAAGGCAACTCCGTCGCCCGGCGCCTTACCCACATCTTTGCAGACCCAACCGGATACGCCGCCGGGTACTACTCCTACAAGTGGGCGGAAGTTCTAGAAGCCGATGCCTTCTCCCGCTTCCTCAAGGAAGGTGTCCTCAACAAGCAAACAGGCCGGGATTTCCGCCGCTGCATCCTTTCCAAAGGCAACAGCAAACCAGCCGCCGAACTCTACCGCGACTTCATGGGACGCGACCCCGACGCCGAAGCCCTCCTCATCAAAAGCGGCATCCATCAGGCTTGA
- a CDS encoding tetratricopeptide repeat protein, whose protein sequence is MISFLRPLLPLFCAVLPICPGWAEQETPQPPGAANLTGGNMGVPAAPAPGEWATYPCGGLTMLVATSSSEAQRHVLNGIACLLTFWDDAAYREFRKAIKLDPSCMMAQWGLALSCITPHHEHEARKEQALQNIRLQLELGQLPSRELEYGRALVTLLKNGSPDAAKVFLDIADNWKRDPWAPLFAAMMLRDGFTDKGSPKPGQEQAQTLLDAYLTAHPSTPAAWFMKALLQETNPTMGEDALQAVQKALELVPGYPPALHLLGHIQFRRGDYKASEDSFARAADAYTLWQNEEKLSPADNEGLFRSLAYKAMARFCRGDENGAIREAAKLASRPVDTSRPRATGSLMQLWETRTLPMRLALSRYPWKGSREIESVTPQTLDINPPSLSDGITAACIQVAQGKTALVNGNKKDLSSRLANLEKICTTLVQSGPKADEEGAVSHWVRSLELNDRLGLECKALLYTDSAPIWLQSDVEQQRFSSLLMPPVLPYPAELRLAQWHARKRDWVSCKNSCKEGLRRFPNHAALLALLQKAEQAAVNPEQVLPSSSSRPGKKTGKTKSSSSSRRTSTPSSK, encoded by the coding sequence ATGATCTCCTTCCTTCGCCCCTTGCTGCCATTGTTCTGCGCGGTGCTCCCCATCTGCCCGGGATGGGCGGAGCAGGAAACACCCCAGCCCCCGGGAGCGGCCAACCTCACAGGGGGCAACATGGGAGTTCCGGCTGCGCCCGCCCCGGGAGAATGGGCTACATATCCTTGCGGAGGGTTGACAATGCTCGTCGCAACCTCATCCTCGGAGGCACAGCGTCATGTTCTCAATGGCATTGCCTGTCTCCTGACATTCTGGGATGACGCCGCCTACCGGGAATTCAGGAAAGCCATCAAACTGGATCCTTCGTGCATGATGGCCCAATGGGGACTGGCGCTTAGTTGCATTACTCCCCATCACGAGCACGAAGCCCGGAAGGAACAGGCATTGCAGAACATCAGGCTTCAGCTGGAATTGGGACAATTGCCTTCCCGTGAATTGGAATACGGGAGAGCCCTCGTAACCTTGTTGAAAAACGGTTCTCCGGATGCCGCCAAGGTTTTTCTGGATATTGCAGACAATTGGAAACGCGACCCATGGGCGCCTCTCTTCGCCGCCATGATGTTGCGCGACGGTTTCACCGACAAAGGTTCCCCCAAGCCCGGGCAGGAACAGGCTCAAACCCTGCTGGATGCCTATCTGACCGCTCACCCATCCACTCCGGCGGCCTGGTTCATGAAAGCCCTTTTACAGGAAACAAACCCCACCATGGGAGAGGATGCCCTGCAGGCAGTACAAAAAGCTCTGGAACTAGTACCCGGCTATCCGCCAGCTCTTCACCTTCTGGGACATATCCAGTTTCGCCGGGGGGACTACAAAGCCTCTGAAGATTCTTTTGCCCGTGCGGCAGATGCTTATACCTTGTGGCAAAATGAAGAGAAACTTTCACCAGCGGACAATGAAGGACTGTTCCGTTCACTAGCCTACAAGGCAATGGCCCGCTTCTGCCGGGGAGATGAAAACGGAGCCATCCGGGAAGCAGCCAAACTCGCCTCCCGCCCCGTCGACACATCCCGTCCCCGTGCAACAGGGTCGCTCATGCAGCTTTGGGAAACCCGCACGCTGCCCATGCGCCTGGCTCTCTCACGATATCCCTGGAAGGGATCCCGGGAAATCGAATCCGTCACACCCCAAACCCTGGACATAAATCCACCTTCTCTCAGCGACGGCATCACAGCAGCCTGTATCCAGGTTGCCCAAGGAAAAACAGCTCTCGTCAACGGTAACAAAAAGGATCTTTCATCCAGATTGGCCAACTTGGAAAAAATTTGTACCACCCTTGTCCAAAGCGGCCCCAAAGCCGATGAAGAAGGCGCCGTTTCTCACTGGGTACGCAGTCTGGAATTAAATGACCGCCTCGGATTGGAATGCAAAGCCCTTCTCTACACGGATTCCGCCCCCATCTGGCTCCAATCCGACGTGGAACAGCAACGATTCTCCTCCCTCCTCATGCCCCCTGTCCTGCCCTATCCGGCCGAATTGCGGCTCGCCCAATGGCACGCCCGTAAACGGGACTGGGTCTCTTGCAAAAATTCCTGTAAGGAAGGCCTCCGGCGTTTTCCCAACCATGCCGCTTTATTGGCTCTCCTGCAAAAAGCAGAGCAAGCAGCAGTAAACCCTGAACAAGTTCTCCCCTCATCATCCTCCCGCCCCGGTAAAAAAACCGGAAAAACAAAATCCTCTTCATCCTCCAGACGAACGTCCACACCATCATCCAAATAG